From Nicotiana tabacum cultivar K326 chromosome 20, ASM71507v2, whole genome shotgun sequence, one genomic window encodes:
- the LOC107761984 gene encoding agamous-like MADS-box protein AGL27 translates to MGRKKVEIKRIEDKSSRQVTFSKRRKGLLKKAKELSILCDADVAVVVFSNRGRLYDFSSTNSLTEIVQQYHSHVEAEKESSAEVLDTEHSKYSSFMTVGELLQTVERQLEEPAVDDLSVTDLVHLEDQLQTALMQARSSKTHLMIESIKSLREKEKLLSEENKHLENQIATTKNEREVTNGTMALDFTNLAPASMNCRQQKATLNFL, encoded by the exons ATGGGGCGTAAGAAAGTAGAAATAAAGCGAATCGAAGACAAGAGCAGCAGGCAAGTGACTTTCTCTAAACGGAGGAAAGGACTCCTAAAGAAAGCCAAGGAACTCTCCATTCTTTGCGATGCCGATGTCGCCGTTGTTGTATTCTCCAATCGGGGCAGACTCTACGACTTCTCCAGTACTAACAG TCTCACAGAGATCGTTCAACAGTACCACAGCCATGTGGAAGCAGAAAAAGAGAGCTCTGCAGAAGTTTTGGACACAGAG CACTCTAAATATTCAAGCTTCATGACAGTGGGAGAACTGTTACAAACGGTAGAAAG GCAACTCGAGGAACCTGCTGTTGATGATCTCAGTGTGACTGACCTTGTCCATTTGGAAGACCAACTGCAAACTGCTCTAATGCAAGCCAGATCTAGCAAG ACGCATTTGATGATTGAATCTATCAAAAGTCTTCGCGAGAAG GAAAAACTGCTGAGTGAAGAAAACAAACATCTGGAGAACCAG ATAGCTACGACTAAGAACGAGAGAGAAGTGACCAATGGGACGATGGCTTTAGATTTCACTAACCTTGCACCAGCCAGCATGAACTGTCGACAGCAAAAAGCGACCCTGAATTTCCTCTAG